The sequence CGGAACGACTTCCGCAAACAGCCGCCGGACATGAAACGGGTAGGGATTTTCACGCGATCCCACGGATAATCCCAGCAGTTCCGCGCGGGCTTTCACGGGATCCTTGAAACCGTAACGCGCCAGCCGCTCCGCCGCGACACGCCCGTCGGAATGGGGGCTGAGCAGATCGTAGGTCCACAAATGCCCCGAACCTTCCGAGGTAAGGAAACGGTCGAGTACTTGGCGCGTGGCCTCGGCCCGTTCGCGATAGTCCGCCATGAACGACGCGCCGTTGGCATAACCGAGCCGCCGCGCAAAGCGATCCAGCGCGGCCGGTTCGTTCGGCAGGACATGCCGCTGCTGACTGCCCTCGATCTGGAGCCGGTGTTCGACCTGCCGCATGAAAATGTAGTTGCTGGAGAGCGTTGTGACCTCGAAAGGCCGCAAAAGGCCGCGCACCCCAAGCGCCCGGATCGCCTCGAGCGTGTTGCCGGTGCGAAACTCCGGCATGCGCCCGCCGTTGAGCATCTGCAACACCTGCACCGTGAATTCGACATCTCGAATGCCGCCACGCCCGAGTTTGACTTCGATTTCGGTCTCGCCGCGCCCCGCGACCTGCGCCTCCATTTGCAGTTTGATCTCGCGGATGGCGTCGAGCGTCTCGTCGTCGAAATAGCGAGGAAACGCAAAGACCCGCGTCCCTTCTATGAAGCGTTCACCCAACGCCATGTCGCCCGCCACGGGCCGCGCCTTGATGAGCGCCTGCCGCTCCCAGGCCTGCGCGTACTCGCCATAATAATAGACGGTGCTGTCGAGACTGTTTGCCAAGGGACTGAGACGCCCGTGCGGCCGCAGCCGCATATCCACGCGAAAAACGTAACCATCGGGCGTTGGGTCCGAAATCAGTCGGATAATGTGTTCGCCCAGTTTCTGGTAGAACTCGGCAACACTGATCGCGTCCTCGGAACCACCCGTCGTTTGGCCGTCTTCCGAATAAACGAACACGAGGTCTATATCGGAACTGAAATTGAGCTCCCGCCCTCCCAATTTGCCCATCCCGATGACCACAAACGATACCGGACGCGCCGCCTCGCCGTCCAACCCCGCCATCGGAGTTCCAAACCGTTCTTCGAGACGGCGTGTGCTGAACCGGATCGCTGTTTCGAGCGAGGCGTCGGCCAAATTCGACAAATCCTCCGTCAACGACGCGACGGACGCGCGCGCAACGATGTCGCGTGTGGCGATGCGCAGGATTTCCCGCTGGCGAAACACCCTCAAAATGCGCGCGGCTTGATCGGGTGATTCACAGCCGGCCATTTGTGCCGACAAGTCGTCAACAAGCGCCGACCGCGACGGCGTTGTGTTCAAATCCGCTTCCTCGAACAGCCACGCCGCATGTTCAGGCCAACGGCACAGGATGTCGGTCAGAAAATGGCTCTGGTCGAAGAGGGTACACATCAGGCGGGCATACCGAGGCTCTGACCCCATACGCGCAACTTCTTTCGGCGGATCCGGATGACATTCGACAAAACGCTGCAACCGGACCAATACCGTGTCGGGATCCGAAGCGCCTTCCATTGCCGCGGCCAGACTTTCCTCCCATTCCGCCGGGGACGCCGCGAAGAGAGCCGCAATCCGTTGCTGGGCGGCGGTTCGATCCGCAAAGGGAATTGCCGCAAACGCTTCGTTCAATGCGCCCCCCCTTTGGCAAGACGCCACAGACGGGCCACGGATTCCGCGCGATCCCGAAGCAATTCGCATGCGCGCGCCAGCGATTCTTCCCGCGAAATCGGACCGTCCGCAAGGGGGAATATCGCCGCGATGCCCTCGTCGTGCAACTGTTTCCAGCCGGACCCCAGCGCACCCGTAAAAGCAATCACGGGCACGCGCTGTTCACGCGCCAGCCGTGCGACGCCCACCGGCGTCTTTCCATGAACGGTTTGCGCGTCCATGCGGCCTTCACCGGTGATCACAAGGTCCGCGCCGACCATGCGCGATCCGAGCCGGCACGCCTCGGCGACGATCGCCACGCCGGATTCCAGCCGCGCGTCCGTAAACGCAACCAGTCCCGCGCCGAGACCGCCAGCCGCCCCCCCGCCGGGAATGTGCATAATCGAAACGCCCAATTGCGATTCGACTATCCCGGCGAAATGATGCAGCGCGGCATCGAGTTCCTCCACGGCGGCGGGCGTAGCGCCTTTCTGCGGACCAAACATGCGCGATGCGCCCGCCGACCCGCACAAGGGGGATTGCACGTCGCACGCCACGCGGACGGCGCATCGCGCAAGGCCGGGATGCTTGCCCGAGGCTTCGATATGCGTCAAACGCGCCAGGGCCGCGCCGCCCGGCGGCAATTCCAAACCGTTCGCATCGCTTAGTGAATATCCAAGGGCCTGCGCCATGCCCGCGCCGCCGTCGTTCGTCGCACTGCCGCCGATGCCCACGATAATCGTCGTCGCGCCATGGTCCAGCGCATCCCGGATAAGTTCGCCCGTTCCACGGGTCGTCGTCACGAGGGGATCGCGGCGTTTGGGCGGGACAAGGGCAAGTCCGGATGCCGAGGCCATTTCGATGACGGCGGTCTTCCCGGAAGGGGATGGAGATGGAAGAATGCCGTAGGCGGCTTCAACCGGATCGCCCAGCGGCCCTGTGACTACCCGGAAACGTTTCTCGCCGCCGGTGGCCGCCACCAGGGCGTCAACCGTTCCTTCGCCTCCATCCGCCATCGGCACAAGGTCCAATTCCGCGTCCGGATACACCGCGCGCCATCCTTCCGCGACGGCACGGCAAACGTCCGCCGCCGCAAGACATTCCTTGAACGAATCCGGCGCGATGACTACCCGCATTGAAAATATCCGCTTTTGCCCAGACAAGGGGAAGAACGCCCATGGTAGGCCATCCGCGCCGGGTGGGTCAACTTGGAAGAGGCAGCCGAAAAGCGGATCCGTCCCCCAATCCGATCCAACACGAAAGCCCCGCGGACCCAAGGCCCGCGGGGCTCGTTTAGGATGTAATCAACGGCTTATTTCTTGGAACGGCGTCCGGACGCCAGCAGCGCGGAGGCCACGATGCCGAACAACAGCAAGTCGCCGCCGATGCTGGCGGCCTGCTTGCCGGTGCTGCGCGTATACTCCACATTGACCACATTCGCATCAACCGTCAACGTGACGTTCATCGGCGCGGGCTCGGTCCAAATCGTAGCGGGATTGAAGCATCCGCCGCCAATCGGATCGAGCGCGAGGAAATCAATCGCGGCCACGTCGCCCACAATCAAGCCGGTAACGGTCTCGCCGCTTGGGCGATACTGCGTGCCGTTCAAACGCCACATGGCGCCGGCCGCGACCGCTTCCGGCGGCGAAATGTTCACGGTCAGCGTCGTCGTCGGAACCGGCCCGTCGGAAATCACCAGATCGACAGCGCTGCCGGGAGCAACCTGCGTGCCGGCGGCCGGCGTCTGCGCTTCGACATCGCCCGCGGCGGCGTTGCCGTACGCATGCGTGACGTTGCCGACGACCAAACCTTCCGCTTCGATACGCGCCGTCGCATTGGCAAGCGTTAGGCCGAGCACGTTTGGTACTTCAATCGTGTCGTCCTTCAGAATGACCTGGCCGTCGTCCTTGGTCGGCACAAGGGGATCGGTCTGGCGCGGTGTGTGGCCATACTGGTCAAACTGATTGAAACTGACCAACACCAGCGGCATGGCCTGCGTCGCGTTGGCGCCGATCGTGAATTGCAGCGTCACCAAGTCAATCGTTCCCGCCTTGCCCTGAGATTCCGCTCCGCTGACGGCGATGCTGACCCAGCCGTTCGCACTGTTTTCTTCCGTCTCGCCGGAATTCTCGGCGATGTCGTATCCGGCGAGGGCGGCGCCCAGCGTCGCCGATCCTTGAACATAGGTCAGGCCTTCATCGCCCGCCGGGAACGCAATGGTCATCTCGAAGCCCGCCGTGGGCGCAGCGCCGGTCATCGTTACGGGCACGGTCACGGTCTCGCCCGGATCGCCGACAGCCAGACCCACCGCCACAAGCGGATTGGCGGCGACCTTTTCGGCGCCCGCCACCGCGAACGACGTCAGGGCCAAGTCTTCCTTCGCGGCCGTCGGATTGATGGACATACCGGCCAGCCAGCGCTGGATCAGCGTCGAGTCCGCCGCGTCCGCATAACCGTCGCGGTTGATGTCGCCGGAATCGGGCCAGCAAATCTGCGGCGCCGGAATCTTCTTGACCCAAATCTTCAGAATATCGCTCGCGTCGTCCATGTCCACGACGCCGTCCAGATTCACGTCGCCGTGTAGGCAACCGCCGCCCTTGCAGAGCACGCCGTCCTTCAATTCGACGTCAACCTTCAGCGGTGTCGGAACGGAGTTGTCGTACACGCGCACGCCGTTTTGCGGGCCCACGATCTCTTCGTCCAACAGATGCAGCGGTCCGCAGGTATCCTGCGGCACAACCTTGGTCTTCACATAAACATTGAACAGATCGCCGGATCCATACAGGTTCTGCGCATTGAGACTGGCATTGGCAATGAGCAGATCGAGCACATCCGGGTTCGGCGACGCGACAAGATTGGTTTCCAGCGCGCCCGCCATGGCGGCCGTCACACCCGTTGCCTCGATGACGTATCCATCCGGATTGATAAGCGTCGCGGGCAACTCCGCCTTGATCTGCATGCCGGAGGTGACGATGTCGTACGCGCAGCGCGAAGACACCGGAATCCGCACAAACGGCGACTGGCCGGGCACCAATTCCCACAGGAACAGGCCCGTGCTCTGGACGTACACATCCGGGAAGAAGATCGCCAGGAAATCGCCCTTGGCCGGCGGACAGGAGAACGGCGACCTGCTCAAGTCACTCGGACGGTCGCCGCCGCTGATGGCCTGGATTTTGTAAATGTAGTAGAGGCCCTTCTGGACCGTGGTGTCCACGTATTCCGTGCCCGTGATCAGCGAACTGTACACGTTGCCCGCGGTTCCGTTCAGCTTCACAAGCTCGCCGATCGGCTGCGGAATATAATCGTTGCAATCCAAGTCTTCGGGCGGTGCGGCAACCTGCTGGCGGTAGACGTTGTAGCCCTTCAGGTTGTATTCGGGATTCGCCGGCCATTCGATGTACACGCTGCGGGGCCCGCTGCGCGCAATGGGCTGGCCCGGCGCCGTCACGCCCAGCGGACGCAACGCGATGTTTGCGTTGGCCGTGGACGCGACCACGCCATCCAGCGTCCCCGGCTTGAACTCGCTTATCGCGAAGGTCAGGTCGTACCTATTGCCTTCGGTTGTCGAATTCGGCCGCGCAGCCGTCGGGAACGAATAGCGGCCCTGCGCATCCGTCACCGTATTGTCCAACGCCTTCAAGGCCGTGGCCAGTTCCACCTTCACTCCGGCAATCGGATTGCCTGTCAATTCGTTCGTCACGATGCCGCGGATATACGATCCGTCGGCCTTCGCAACGAGCGCCAACGATTGCGCCGACGCCGTTTGCAGCGTGAACAGCCCCGTCATGGCGGCCATCGCGGCCAATACGACAGCCGCGGACATTGCGCCGCCTACCCAAATCTTTCTTCCCTGCATCATCTTGCCGATCCTCCGAATAGTTGACTCGCTTGACGATTTACTTTCCCACACTCCATCCGCAACACACATGCGGTACAGAACTATGACACACTCACACCACGTCCCGCCAAAACGCCACACCTTAAAACGATTTTCTGCTTGACCGCTTTTGCAATTCCACTCCACAGACCCCATCCATTTCAAACATCCAGAACCAACCAATTACATTTTAGCACGGAATGGTTATTTTGTCAAAGGTTTTATTAAAATGCGACAAAGCAATATTTCAATAAAAACACTTTTAAGTGCAGCATATCGGGCTACACTCCATCCACGCCGGCTTATGCGAACACTCCTGCCGGTATTGGTGAATTTGGGCCCCCCCGGACACACATCCCTTCCCTCAAAATTCTGCAGAAAAAGCCTGACGTGGGTATTACCTCCTTGGAAAGACGGATATGACAAGGCGGTAAGAGTTGACCGTACCGTGCTTTTTGCGTATCCTTTGAGCAGAAGACTATATAGTGTTTGATCGGCTTCTGCAACACATCAGACAATCAAAAGGGATTGGCCCTCCGTGGAATTGCCACCACATAATGAAGAAGTCTCCCGGTTGTCCAATCGTGTAAAAAAGCCCGTTACAGCGTGGATTCTCCATGCCCCGATAGTTCAGTGGATAGAACAAGTCCCTCCTAAGGATTAGACCCGCGTTCGATTCGCGGTCGGGGCATTTTTTCTTGTCTCGATCCCTATCGCCCTGCCCGGAAGCCATCTGGACAAGTGCAAGCCCATAATCGGTATAATGCAGGCCATGAGCGAAGGGAGAACAGAACCGTCGGCGGAAGTGCGCCGCCGGTGCGAAATGCTTCGGGCGGAAATCGAACGGCATTCGCGGCTGTATTACGAAAAAGCCGCACCCGAAATAACGGATATCGAGTTCGACGCCCTGATGCGGGAGTTGGAATCCATCGAGGCGCAATATCCGGCATTGATTACGCCCGATTCACCCACGCAACGTGTCGGCGGATCGCCGTTGCAAGGTTTCGAGACGGTCGAGCATGAAGTGCCGATGCTTTCGATTGATAACACGTACAACGAGGGCGAACTACGCGCGTTCGATGAACGCGTGCGGAGGGGCCTTGGCGGGGAAACACCTTTGTACGTGGTCGAACTCAAGATTGACGGCGTCGCCATTTCGCTGCGATATGAAAACGGAATCTTGGTCCGCGGGGCAACACGCGGGGATGGTACGCGGGGCGACAACGTAACGGAAAACGTGCGGACGATTCGTTCGTTGCCACTCAAACTGCAGGGCGATTATCCGCCGAGTATCGAAGTGCGCGGCGAGGTGTACATGCGTCGCGATGAGTTGGAACGGCTCAACCGCTTGCGCGAGGAGGAGGGCGAACCGCCACTGGCCAATCCGCGTAACGCAACCGCCGGAACGCTGAAACTGTTGGATCCCAGGCAAGTGGCGCGGCGTCGCCTGGACCTGCTGGCCTACGACGTGGCGCCCCTGCCAGGCACGACGATCCTGTCGCATTGGGAGACCCTTGAAGCACTGCGCCGTTACGGGTTGCCGGTGAGTCCCCATGCACAGCGTTGCGCGACTATCGAGGAAGTATTGGACGCGTGCGCCCGATGGGAAACGAAGCGCGTCGAACTCGCCTATGAGACGGACGGAATGGTCGTCAAGGTGGATTCGGCGGAACATCGGCGGCGCCTCGGTGCGACCGCGAAATCGCCGCGCTGGGTCATCGCGTACAAATTTCCCGCGCAGATCGCGCGGACGAGACTGTTGGACATCACCGTGCAGGTCGGCAAATCGGGCATTTTGACGCCCGTGGCGGAAATGGAACCCGTGCCTCTCGCGGGCACTATCGTCAAGCGGGCCAGCCTGTATAATTTCGAGGACCTTGCCCGCAAGGATCTCCGCGTCGGTGATATGGTGGAATTGCAAAAGGCGGGTGAGATTATTCCCCAAGTTATTCGGTACGTCCCGGAGGATCGTCACGAACAAGCACATCCCTTTATGGCGCCGGAAACCTGCCCCGTCTGCCGGGGCAAAGTACACAAGGATCCCGA comes from Candidatus Hydrogenedentota bacterium and encodes:
- the glnE gene encoding bifunctional [glutamate--ammonia ligase]-adenylyl-L-tyrosine phosphorylase/[glutamate--ammonia-ligase] adenylyltransferase; this translates as MNEAFAAIPFADRTAAQQRIAALFAASPAEWEESLAAAMEGASDPDTVLVRLQRFVECHPDPPKEVARMGSEPRYARLMCTLFDQSHFLTDILCRWPEHAAWLFEEADLNTTPSRSALVDDLSAQMAGCESPDQAARILRVFRQREILRIATRDIVARASVASLTEDLSNLADASLETAIRFSTRRLEERFGTPMAGLDGEAARPVSFVVIGMGKLGGRELNFSSDIDLVFVYSEDGQTTGGSEDAISVAEFYQKLGEHIIRLISDPTPDGYVFRVDMRLRPHGRLSPLANSLDSTVYYYGEYAQAWERQALIKARPVAGDMALGERFIEGTRVFAFPRYFDDETLDAIREIKLQMEAQVAGRGETEIEVKLGRGGIRDVEFTVQVLQMLNGGRMPEFRTGNTLEAIRALGVRGLLRPFEVTTLSSNYIFMRQVEHRLQIEGSQQRHVLPNEPAALDRFARRLGYANGASFMADYRERAEATRQVLDRFLTSEGSGHLWTYDLLSPHSDGRVAAERLARYGFKDPVKARAELLGLSVGSRENPYPFHVRRLFAEVVPALLEELSACADPDMTLVRLSQILTNLQAPVAVYTTMKDSPAMCKYLVTLVSNSQYLSEILIRDPGLFDELGTRDDLDAPSTRADLEAQLASLSQAYDSEAAPYRLRDGETMRIGIRELFRNATVADVGRELAQLAEVCLGYALDRARQDVERRYGSSHGAFAILAMGKLGGREMGYGSDLDLIFVYDADATTESGMAASEYFAAVAAHTMRRLKDVTRYGSLYDIDARLRPDGNKGILAVNSRRIVEYYEQDAQAWERLALIKIRAVAGDATLGKAVEERLRDIAFGMVLDAGTLEQIEGIRQKICQNASPLDLKKAEGGLAETEFAVRLLQIQQVARIPEIKRGDVLGALEGLFRFRAITGGEYETLHEAYLLYRRIENRIRLMHGRSDSQLPATPEAQSELAQRLEIDTDLALLVQDHRVRVHQLYLRLLKRAGLR
- a CDS encoding glycerate kinase gives rise to the protein MRVVIAPDSFKECLAAADVCRAVAEGWRAVYPDAELDLVPMADGGEGTVDALVAATGGEKRFRVVTGPLGDPVEAAYGILPSPSPSGKTAVIEMASASGLALVPPKRRDPLVTTTRGTGELIRDALDHGATTIIVGIGGSATNDGGAGMAQALGYSLSDANGLELPPGGAALARLTHIEASGKHPGLARCAVRVACDVQSPLCGSAGASRMFGPQKGATPAAVEELDAALHHFAGIVESQLGVSIMHIPGGGAAGGLGAGLVAFTDARLESGVAIVAEACRLGSRMVGADLVITGEGRMDAQTVHGKTPVGVARLAREQRVPVIAFTGALGSGWKQLHDEGIAAIFPLADGPISREESLARACELLRDRAESVARLWRLAKGGAH
- a CDS encoding PASTA domain-containing protein, whose translation is MMQGRKIWVGGAMSAAVVLAAMAAMTGLFTLQTASAQSLALVAKADGSYIRGIVTNELTGNPIAGVKVELATALKALDNTVTDAQGRYSFPTAARPNSTTEGNRYDLTFAISEFKPGTLDGVVASTANANIALRPLGVTAPGQPIARSGPRSVYIEWPANPEYNLKGYNVYRQQVAAPPEDLDCNDYIPQPIGELVKLNGTAGNVYSSLITGTEYVDTTVQKGLYYIYKIQAISGGDRPSDLSRSPFSCPPAKGDFLAIFFPDVYVQSTGLFLWELVPGQSPFVRIPVSSRCAYDIVTSGMQIKAELPATLINPDGYVIEATGVTAAMAGALETNLVASPNPDVLDLLIANASLNAQNLYGSGDLFNVYVKTKVVPQDTCGPLHLLDEEIVGPQNGVRVYDNSVPTPLKVDVELKDGVLCKGGGCLHGDVNLDGVVDMDDASDILKIWVKKIPAPQICWPDSGDINRDGYADAADSTLIQRWLAGMSINPTAAKEDLALTSFAVAGAEKVAANPLVAVGLAVGDPGETVTVPVTMTGAAPTAGFEMTIAFPAGDEGLTYVQGSATLGAALAGYDIAENSGETEENSANGWVSIAVSGAESQGKAGTIDLVTLQFTIGANATQAMPLVLVSFNQFDQYGHTPRQTDPLVPTKDDGQVILKDDTIEVPNVLGLTLANATARIEAEGLVVGNVTHAYGNAAAGDVEAQTPAAGTQVAPGSAVDLVISDGPVPTTTLTVNISPPEAVAAGAMWRLNGTQYRPSGETVTGLIVGDVAAIDFLALDPIGGGCFNPATIWTEPAPMNVTLTVDANVVNVEYTRSTGKQAASIGGDLLLFGIVASALLASGRRSKK
- the ligA gene encoding NAD-dependent DNA ligase LigA; protein product: MSEGRTEPSAEVRRRCEMLRAEIERHSRLYYEKAAPEITDIEFDALMRELESIEAQYPALITPDSPTQRVGGSPLQGFETVEHEVPMLSIDNTYNEGELRAFDERVRRGLGGETPLYVVELKIDGVAISLRYENGILVRGATRGDGTRGDNVTENVRTIRSLPLKLQGDYPPSIEVRGEVYMRRDELERLNRLREEEGEPPLANPRNATAGTLKLLDPRQVARRRLDLLAYDVAPLPGTTILSHWETLEALRRYGLPVSPHAQRCATIEEVLDACARWETKRVELAYETDGMVVKVDSAEHRRRLGATAKSPRWVIAYKFPAQIARTRLLDITVQVGKSGILTPVAEMEPVPLAGTIVKRASLYNFEDLARKDLRVGDMVELQKAGEIIPQVIRYVPEDRHEQAHPFMAPETCPVCRGKVHKDPDGAFLRCLNLACPAQIKGRIEYYASRAAMDIEGLGPALINQLVDNGWVRDPSDLYGLEPVALAKLERMGEKSAANLAAAVEASKSRPLSRLIAGLGIRHVGEHIAEVLASHFDSMDRLMAASLEELQEVEEIGPVVAASIRDFFDTEENRALIAKLRERGVNMREERVVPEGPRPFEGKTFVVTGTLRGGSRDEMHERIKRLGGKPTSSISAKTDYLIVGENAGSKLEKARKLNVAILTEDEFEALAGGGS